A section of the Corynebacterium tuberculostearicum genome encodes:
- the prmC gene encoding peptide chain release factor N(5)-glutamine methyltransferase, which translates to MDNTYGQALRRGVQRLRAAGVASPEWDARIMAAHLIHCGHMDIPLDQAPMPGFDVAYDALLHRREAREPLQYVLGSAWFGPLELKVGPGVFIPRPETEVMADWAVRNADGPRLVDLCTGTGALALYLHHYLPEAQVKAVELADAALAYTQANTRNTGVEVIQADATADDTLADWNGTVDLLVTNPPYVPETPDLDPEVYHDPHNAVFAGADGMGVITGLIPTIARLVRPGGKLAIEHDDSTSEAVQAALARHGGFEQIAALQDLTGTPRFVTAVRGVD; encoded by the coding sequence GTGGATAACACGTATGGACAGGCGCTGCGCCGCGGGGTGCAGCGCCTTCGTGCTGCCGGGGTGGCCAGCCCTGAGTGGGATGCACGCATCATGGCCGCGCACCTCATCCACTGCGGCCACATGGATATCCCGCTCGATCAGGCTCCTATGCCCGGCTTCGACGTGGCCTATGATGCGCTGCTGCACCGCCGGGAGGCCCGCGAGCCTTTGCAGTACGTCCTTGGCAGCGCCTGGTTCGGCCCGCTGGAGCTCAAGGTGGGCCCGGGAGTGTTTATCCCGCGGCCGGAAACCGAGGTTATGGCGGACTGGGCGGTGCGCAACGCGGACGGCCCGCGGCTGGTAGATCTGTGCACCGGCACGGGCGCGTTGGCGCTCTACCTGCACCACTATCTACCGGAGGCGCAAGTGAAGGCAGTGGAGCTTGCCGACGCCGCCCTGGCCTACACCCAAGCCAATACCCGTAACACCGGGGTAGAGGTCATCCAGGCTGACGCCACGGCCGACGATACTTTGGCGGACTGGAATGGGACCGTGGACCTGCTCGTGACCAACCCGCCCTACGTGCCGGAGACCCCGGATCTTGATCCCGAGGTCTATCATGACCCGCATAACGCGGTTTTTGCCGGAGCGGATGGGATGGGGGTCATCACCGGCCTTATCCCGACCATTGCGCGCCTTGTGCGCCCGGGCGGCAAGCTAGCCATCGAACACGACGACTCCACGAGCGAGGCCGTCCAAGCCGCATTGGCCCGACACGGCGGCTTCGAACAGATCGCCGCGCTGCAGGATCTGACGGGAACGCCCCGCTTTGTCACTGCGGTGCGCGGGGTAGACTAA
- a CDS encoding L-threonylcarbamoyladenylate synthase produces the protein MQGKIFNCADDAEREEGMNIAVKAAQSGRLVVMPTDTLYGLGCDAFDNDAVANLLATKQRGPDMPVPVLVGSWDTVRGLVASYTDTARELVEAFWPGGLSIVVPQAPSLPWNLGDTRGTVMLRMPLHPIAIELLREVGPMAVSSANISGHQPPTTALMAKQQLGKAVTVYLDGGETAVGKPSTIIDLAGERPYLLREGALSAKEIGEVIGVDAQTLRTRPQA, from the coding sequence ATGCAAGGAAAGATTTTTAACTGCGCCGATGATGCCGAGCGCGAAGAGGGCATGAATATTGCGGTCAAGGCTGCGCAATCCGGTCGCCTTGTGGTCATGCCCACCGATACGCTCTACGGCCTCGGCTGCGATGCCTTTGATAATGATGCCGTAGCCAACCTCCTGGCCACCAAACAGCGCGGCCCGGATATGCCGGTGCCGGTTTTGGTGGGTTCCTGGGATACCGTTCGCGGTCTGGTCGCTTCCTATACCGATACCGCGCGTGAACTGGTTGAGGCCTTCTGGCCCGGTGGCCTGTCCATCGTCGTCCCGCAAGCGCCGTCCCTGCCGTGGAACCTTGGCGATACCCGCGGCACCGTGATGCTGCGCATGCCGTTGCATCCCATTGCCATCGAGTTGCTGCGCGAGGTTGGCCCCATGGCTGTCTCCTCCGCCAATATTTCTGGCCATCAGCCACCAACCACGGCGCTTATGGCCAAGCAGCAGCTAGGTAAAGCCGTGACGGTTTACTTGGATGGGGGAGAGACGGCCGTCGGCAAGCCCTCGACCATCATTGACCTCGCCGGTGAGCGCCCGTACCTGCTGCGCGAAGGCGCGCTTTCGGCCAAGGAAATTGGCGAGGTTATCGGCGTCGACGCGCAGACCCTGCGCACCCGCCCACAGGCTTAA
- a CDS encoding MraY family glycosyltransferase translates to MSGSGVPLRELALVILVAAAFTYLTTGVVRSFLVRTGRVAEIRLRDAHTQPTPRMGGVAMFTGFVAAIFLAAQLPALTRGFMPVTPEMNAVLWAALALVLVGVVDDLVELSALVKLFGQLFAATLMSGLGLTWTLLFIPFGGGTTVVLDQLQGTLLTAFFTVLLINAINFVDGLDGLAAGLGMIAGGAILVFSLTVLHDQGGAVSAYPPAIISAALVGMCAGFLPHNFEPSRIFMGDSGSMLIGLLLAAASTSASGKINMSLYGTVDIVALMSPIIVVVAAVFIPVLDLVWAVIRRLSQGRSPFSADKAHIHHRLLSLGHTHRRTVLVLYLWVSAVAFGAVSFSIVPAPVAIGVTIVALLLAFAATLVPLRQGKIGPAARKSVVVKESEPS, encoded by the coding sequence GTGAGCGGCAGTGGTGTCCCGCTGCGTGAGCTGGCCCTCGTCATCCTCGTCGCAGCAGCATTTACGTATCTCACCACCGGTGTGGTGCGCTCCTTTTTGGTGCGCACCGGCCGCGTGGCGGAGATTCGGCTGCGCGACGCCCACACACAGCCCACCCCGCGCATGGGTGGGGTGGCCATGTTTACCGGCTTCGTGGCGGCGATATTTCTCGCAGCCCAGCTTCCAGCCTTGACTCGTGGCTTTATGCCCGTCACTCCGGAGATGAATGCGGTGCTCTGGGCGGCCCTGGCGCTAGTCCTTGTCGGAGTGGTCGATGATTTGGTGGAACTGAGTGCCCTAGTGAAGCTTTTTGGTCAGCTCTTTGCGGCCACCTTGATGAGCGGGCTGGGCCTTACCTGGACGCTGCTTTTCATCCCTTTTGGCGGTGGCACCACGGTCGTCCTCGACCAATTGCAAGGCACCCTGCTCACCGCATTCTTTACCGTTCTGCTCATCAATGCCATCAACTTTGTGGACGGCCTCGATGGCCTAGCGGCAGGCCTTGGCATGATTGCGGGCGGGGCAATTCTGGTGTTTTCTTTGACGGTTCTCCACGACCAAGGCGGTGCAGTATCGGCCTACCCACCGGCCATCATCAGCGCTGCCTTGGTGGGAATGTGTGCTGGATTCTTGCCGCATAACTTCGAACCGTCTCGCATCTTCATGGGCGATTCTGGCTCGATGCTTATTGGACTCCTGCTCGCTGCGGCCTCGACTTCCGCGTCTGGCAAGATCAACATGTCGCTTTACGGCACGGTGGACATTGTCGCCTTGATGTCGCCCATCATTGTGGTGGTCGCAGCGGTGTTTATTCCAGTCCTGGACCTTGTCTGGGCTGTGATTCGCCGCCTGTCTCAAGGGCGCTCGCCGTTTTCTGCAGATAAGGCGCACATCCATCACCGCCTACTCTCGCTCGGCCATACTCACCGCCGGACTGTGCTGGTTCTTTACCTGTGGGTCTCCGCCGTGGCCTTCGGCGCGGTGTCCTTTTCCATCGTGCCCGCGCCGGTGGCCATTGGCGTCACCATCGTTGCCTTGCTCTTGGCGTTCGCGGCAACCCTCGTACCTTTGCGGCAAGGAAAGATTGGTCCAGCTGCGCGAAAGTCCGTCGTGGTGAAGGAATCCGAGCCCTCGTGA
- the atpB gene encoding F0F1 ATP synthase subunit A, producing the protein MKGHFHTPDLGEEFFPGQMNADHLFFGDFAGGWFALDRLMLIRILMTLIVVILFWAAFKNPKLVPSGLQNVGENAVDFVRVHIAEDILGKKEGKRFLPIIASIFFAVLFMNVATVIPGLNVSPNGRIGMPIVLAAVAYIAMIYAGAKRYGLGKFIRSSVVIPNLPPLLHLLVVPIEFFSTFILRPVTLAIRLMANFLAGHIILVLLFSATNFFFWQLNGWTALSGLTVVLGLAMSLFEILVIFLQAYIFALLTAVYIELSLHADSH; encoded by the coding sequence ATGAAAGGGCACTTCCATACGCCCGATCTAGGTGAAGAATTCTTCCCGGGGCAAATGAATGCTGACCATCTGTTTTTCGGCGACTTTGCCGGCGGATGGTTCGCGCTTGATCGCCTGATGCTGATTCGTATATTGATGACGCTGATTGTGGTGATCCTATTCTGGGCCGCCTTTAAGAACCCCAAGCTGGTTCCTTCCGGCCTTCAGAATGTGGGCGAAAACGCGGTCGACTTTGTCCGTGTACATATCGCTGAGGACATCTTGGGTAAGAAGGAGGGAAAGCGATTTCTGCCAATTATCGCTAGCATCTTCTTCGCGGTTTTGTTTATGAACGTTGCGACCGTTATCCCGGGGCTAAACGTCTCGCCAAACGGTCGTATTGGTATGCCAATTGTCTTGGCTGCCGTTGCGTATATCGCCATGATTTACGCCGGTGCTAAGCGTTACGGCTTGGGAAAGTTCATTCGCTCCTCTGTAGTGATTCCGAACTTGCCTCCGCTACTGCACTTGCTGGTGGTACCGATTGAATTTTTCTCTACGTTCATTCTGCGACCGGTTACCCTTGCTATTCGTCTCATGGCGAACTTCCTTGCTGGACACATCATCCTGGTTCTTCTCTTCTCTGCTACGAATTTCTTCTTCTGGCAGCTGAATGGGTGGACCGCCCTGTCTGGATTAACCGTTGTCTTGGGCTTGGCTATGAGCCTGTTCGAGATTCTGGTTATTTTCCTGCAGGCGTACATCTTCGCTCTGTTGACGGCGGTGTACATTGAGCTGTCCCTGCACGCAGATTCGCACTAA
- a CDS encoding ATP synthase F0 subunit C — MNEIILAADAASKFEGFGTIGYGLAAIGPGIGIGIVAGKTVEAMARQPEMAGQLRTTMFLGIAFTEALALIGLVAGFLF, encoded by the coding sequence ATGAACGAGATCATTCTGGCAGCGGACGCCGCTTCTAAGTTTGAAGGCTTCGGTACTATTGGCTACGGCCTAGCAGCTATTGGTCCTGGTATCGGTATCGGCATCGTCGCCGGCAAGACCGTTGAGGCTATGGCTCGCCAGCCGGAGATGGCCGGTCAGCTTCGTACCACCATGTTCCTGGGTATCGCCTTCACTGAGGCCCTGGCACTTATTGGCCTCGTTGCCGGCTTCCTGTTCTAA
- a CDS encoding F0F1 ATP synthase subunit B has translation MNNVVYMLAAEGGENPGSGSFSVLLPKNYDIFWSLLCFIVILLLFWKLVLPKYTKMLQEREDRIEGGLKRAKAQQAEAKAALEKYNAQLADARAEAAEIREQARERGKQIEAEAKTNAEEESRRIVANGEKQLEASRSQVVTELRSEMGQNSINLAEKILGGELSDASKKSSTIDGFLSELDSVAPAGK, from the coding sequence ATGAATAACGTCGTTTATATGCTTGCTGCAGAAGGAGGGGAGAACCCGGGATCGGGTAGCTTCTCCGTGCTTCTGCCCAAGAATTATGACATTTTCTGGTCTTTGCTGTGCTTCATTGTAATTCTCTTGTTGTTCTGGAAGCTTGTGCTTCCGAAGTACACCAAGATGCTGCAGGAGCGTGAAGACCGGATCGAGGGTGGCTTGAAGCGCGCCAAGGCTCAGCAGGCCGAGGCTAAGGCCGCTCTGGAAAAGTACAATGCTCAGCTGGCCGATGCCCGTGCAGAGGCAGCCGAGATCCGCGAGCAGGCGCGCGAGCGCGGCAAGCAGATTGAGGCCGAGGCTAAGACCAACGCGGAAGAAGAGTCCCGCCGCATCGTCGCCAATGGCGAGAAGCAGCTGGAGGCTTCCCGCTCGCAGGTTGTTACTGAGCTGCGTTCCGAAATGGGCCAGAACTCCATCAACCTGGCGGAGAAGATTCTGGGCGGCGAGCTTTCCGACGCCTCTAAGAAGTCCTCCACCATTGATGGCTTCTTGTCCGAGCTCGACTCTGTGGCACCGGCCGGAAAGTAG
- a CDS encoding F0F1 ATP synthase subunit delta has product MKAASREALATSQTRLDEILGGDNNVATAAQAGLDIFEVVDVLDADRELRVAFTDIAAPSEARKSLAETLFGSKISGGALRIIQEAAAAQWSTPKDFVKGLVSLGRRALLRGAEAQGQLGQVEDELFRLSQILDREGELTQLLSDRTADSARKRGLLANVLYGKVTMFTEALVLQAISRPEQNPIDDVAALADSAADLQGRTIARVTAAGELNEGQQAVLAEKLGKIYGRAMSIHSEVDTSLLGGMRIRVGDEVIDGSTAGKIARLRAQMA; this is encoded by the coding sequence ATGAAGGCAGCTAGCCGCGAAGCACTCGCAACCTCGCAAACCCGCTTGGATGAGATCCTGGGAGGCGACAACAATGTCGCCACCGCCGCGCAGGCGGGCCTGGATATCTTTGAGGTTGTCGATGTCTTGGATGCAGACCGCGAATTGCGCGTCGCATTCACCGATATCGCCGCCCCGAGCGAGGCACGCAAGTCCCTGGCCGAGACCCTGTTTGGCTCCAAGATTTCCGGTGGCGCATTGCGCATCATCCAGGAAGCTGCGGCTGCACAGTGGTCCACCCCGAAGGACTTTGTCAAGGGCTTGGTGTCCCTGGGCCGCCGCGCACTGCTGCGCGGTGCTGAGGCGCAGGGGCAGCTGGGCCAGGTAGAAGACGAGCTCTTCCGCCTGTCCCAGATCCTTGACCGTGAGGGCGAGCTCACCCAGCTGCTTTCCGACCGAACTGCTGATTCCGCCCGCAAGCGCGGATTGCTGGCAAACGTGCTCTACGGCAAGGTCACGATGTTTACTGAGGCACTGGTGCTTCAGGCCATCTCCCGCCCAGAGCAGAACCCGATCGATGACGTAGCCGCACTGGCTGATTCTGCAGCTGATCTGCAGGGTCGCACTATTGCGCGCGTTACCGCTGCGGGTGAACTAAACGAAGGCCAGCAAGCAGTACTCGCTGAGAAGCTGGGCAAAATTTATGGTCGTGCGATGTCCATTCACTCTGAGGTTGACACCAGCCTCCTCGGTGGCATGCGCATCCGCGTCGGCGATGAAGTCATTGACGGTTCTACGGCAGGCAAAATTGCCCGCCTGCGTGCCCAGATGGCATAG
- the atpA gene encoding F0F1 ATP synthase subunit alpha, which yields MAELTISSDEIRSAIANYTSSYSAEASREEVGVVISAADGIAQVSGLPSVMANELLEFPGGVIGVAQNLDTNSIGVVVLGNFESLKEGDEVKRTGEVLSIPVGEEFLGRVINPLGQPIDGMGPINAEEERVLELQAPSVLQRQPVEEPMQTGIKAIDAMTPIGRGQRQLVIGDRKTGKTAVCIDTILNQKANWESGDKDKQVRCIYVAIGQKGSTIAGVRRTLEEHGALDYTTIVAAPASDSAGFKWLAPFSGAALGQHWMYQGNHVLVIYDDLTKQAEAYRAISLLLRRPPGREAYPGDVFYLHSRLLERAAKLSDDMGAGSMTALPIIETKANDVGAFIPTNVISITDGQVFLESDLFNQGVRPAINVGVSVSRVGGAAQTKGMKKVAGNLRLDLASYRDLQAFAAFASDLDAASKAQLERGSRLVELLKQSESSPQPVEYQMVSIYLAEAGIFDVVPVEDVRRFEDEVHEYLNANTPEVFEQISGGKPLTDESKDALVAAAKDFQPTFRTSEGHNLGSEAPVEPLDESDVKNTELNVSRKTAK from the coding sequence ATGGCGGAGCTGACGATCTCCTCCGACGAGATCCGTAGTGCGATTGCGAACTACACCTCGAGCTACTCCGCGGAGGCCTCCCGTGAGGAGGTCGGCGTGGTCATTTCGGCAGCTGACGGTATTGCGCAGGTTTCTGGCCTGCCGTCCGTTATGGCGAATGAGCTGCTCGAGTTCCCAGGCGGCGTGATTGGCGTCGCACAGAACCTTGACACTAACTCCATCGGTGTCGTGGTCCTGGGCAACTTCGAGTCCCTCAAGGAGGGCGACGAGGTTAAGAGGACCGGCGAGGTTCTCTCCATCCCAGTGGGCGAGGAATTCCTCGGCCGCGTAATTAACCCATTGGGTCAGCCGATCGACGGCATGGGCCCAATCAACGCTGAAGAGGAGCGCGTCCTCGAGCTGCAGGCACCGTCCGTGCTGCAGCGCCAGCCGGTTGAAGAGCCAATGCAGACCGGCATCAAGGCTATCGACGCAATGACCCCGATCGGCCGCGGCCAGCGTCAGCTGGTCATCGGTGACCGTAAGACCGGTAAGACCGCGGTCTGCATCGATACCATTTTGAACCAGAAGGCTAACTGGGAGTCCGGCGACAAGGACAAGCAGGTACGCTGCATCTACGTCGCAATCGGCCAGAAGGGCTCGACCATCGCTGGCGTGCGCCGCACCCTTGAGGAGCACGGCGCACTGGATTACACCACCATCGTGGCCGCACCGGCTTCCGATTCCGCCGGCTTCAAGTGGCTGGCACCGTTCTCCGGTGCAGCGCTGGGTCAGCACTGGATGTACCAGGGCAACCACGTCCTGGTTATCTACGATGATCTGACCAAGCAGGCTGAGGCCTACCGTGCCATTTCCCTGCTGCTGCGCCGTCCGCCGGGACGCGAGGCATACCCGGGCGATGTCTTCTACCTGCACTCCCGCCTGTTGGAGCGCGCTGCAAAGCTTTCCGACGACATGGGTGCTGGCTCCATGACCGCCCTGCCGATCATTGAGACCAAGGCAAACGACGTCGGCGCCTTCATTCCGACCAACGTCATTTCCATTACTGACGGCCAGGTCTTCCTGGAGTCCGACCTGTTCAACCAGGGCGTTCGCCCGGCTATTAACGTCGGTGTTTCCGTCTCCCGTGTCGGTGGCGCTGCACAGACCAAGGGCATGAAGAAGGTTGCCGGTAACCTGCGTCTGGACTTGGCGTCCTACCGTGATCTGCAGGCCTTCGCGGCATTCGCATCTGACCTGGATGCTGCTTCCAAGGCTCAGCTGGAGCGCGGTTCCCGTCTGGTTGAGCTGCTGAAGCAGTCCGAGTCCTCCCCGCAGCCGGTGGAGTACCAGATGGTATCCATCTACCTCGCCGAGGCTGGCATCTTCGACGTCGTTCCCGTTGAAGACGTCCGCCGCTTCGAGGACGAGGTACACGAGTACCTCAACGCCAACACCCCAGAGGTCTTTGAGCAGATTTCCGGCGGCAAGCCGCTGACCGATGAGTCCAAGGACGCATTGGTTGCGGCAGCTAAGGATTTCCAGCCGACCTTCCGTACCTCTGAGGGCCACAACCTAGGCTCCGAGGCGCCGGTAGAGCCGCTGGATGAAAGCGACGTAAAGAACACCGAGCTCAACGTCTCCCGCAAGACGGCTAAGTAG
- a CDS encoding F0F1 ATP synthase subunit gamma, which yields MANLRELRDRIRSVNSTKKITKAQELIATSRITKAQARVEASQPYAAEMTSMMNKLAAASTLEHDMLREREDGNVAAILVVTSDRGMCGGYNNNVFKKAAQLQALLESKGYEVVRYVTGNKGIGHYKFREDEVVGSWGGFSQDPTWETTHNVRRHLIDGFIAGSHGTTKDRDGLHSQGEGKGVRGFDQVHVVYTEFESMLTQTARAQQLLPVEPVIQDEEYHLGDSALSDSESADDIAAGFEFEPDADTLMEALLPQYVSRILFAMFLEASASESAARRTAMKSATDNATEMVEDLSRVANQARQAQITQEISEIVGGAGALSDSAESD from the coding sequence ATGGCTAATCTTCGCGAACTACGTGACCGCATCCGGTCCGTCAATTCGACTAAGAAGATCACCAAGGCCCAGGAGCTCATTGCTACCTCGCGCATTACCAAGGCGCAGGCTAGGGTAGAGGCCTCACAGCCGTACGCGGCTGAGATGACCAGCATGATGAACAAGCTGGCTGCGGCTTCTACGTTGGAGCATGACATGCTGCGTGAGCGTGAAGACGGAAACGTCGCCGCCATCCTCGTGGTCACTTCTGACCGCGGCATGTGCGGTGGCTACAACAACAACGTCTTCAAGAAGGCGGCACAGCTGCAAGCTCTCCTGGAAAGCAAGGGCTACGAGGTAGTTCGCTACGTTACCGGTAATAAGGGCATCGGCCACTACAAGTTCCGCGAGGACGAGGTAGTTGGCAGCTGGGGCGGTTTCTCTCAGGATCCAACCTGGGAGACCACCCACAATGTGCGCCGTCACCTGATTGATGGCTTTATTGCTGGTTCTCATGGCACTACCAAGGACCGTGACGGCCTGCATTCGCAGGGTGAGGGCAAAGGTGTACGCGGCTTTGACCAGGTGCACGTTGTCTACACCGAGTTTGAATCCATGCTGACCCAGACCGCGCGTGCGCAGCAGCTGTTGCCGGTTGAGCCGGTTATTCAGGATGAGGAGTATCACCTCGGGGACTCCGCTTTGTCGGATTCCGAGTCGGCGGACGATATTGCCGCTGGATTCGAATTCGAGCCAGACGCAGATACGCTGATGGAAGCGCTGCTTCCGCAGTACGTCTCGCGTATCCTGTTTGCTATGTTCTTGGAGGCTTCTGCTTCCGAGTCCGCTGCACGCCGTACAGCTATGAAGTCTGCTACTGACAACGCAACCGAGATGGTCGAGGACCTCTCCCGCGTGGCTAACCAGGCCCGTCAGGCACAGATTACCCAGGAAATTTCAGAGATCGTCGGTGGCGCTGGCGCGCTATCTGACAGCGCAGAAAGTGACTAG
- the atpD gene encoding F0F1 ATP synthase subunit beta, producing the protein MTTALQEQNAQSSAVAGRVVRVIGPVVDVEFPREALPALYNALHVDIKLEAVAKTVTLEVAQHLGDNLVRTVSMAPTDGLVRGAEVIDSGKPISVPVGDVVKGHVFNALGDCLDEPGLGRDGEQWGIHREPPAFDQLEGKTEILETGIKVIDLLTPYVKGGKIGLFGGAGVGKTVLIQEMITRIAREFSGTSVFAGVGERTREGTDLFLEMEEMGVLQDTALVFGQMDEPPGVRMRVALSGLTMAEYFRDVQNQDVLLFIDNIFRFTQAGSEVSTLLGRMPSAVGYQPTLADEMGVLQERITSTKGRSITSLQAVYVPADDYTDPAPATTFAHLDATTELDRAIASKGIYPAVNPLTSTSRILEPGIVGEKHYEVAQRVIGILQKNKELQDIIAILGMDELSEEDKVTVQRARRIERFLGQNFFVAQKFTGLPGSYVPLSETIDAFERICDGEFDHYPEQAFNGLGGLDDVKAAYEKLNEK; encoded by the coding sequence ATGACTACAGCTCTGCAAGAGCAGAATGCACAGTCTTCGGCAGTCGCCGGTCGTGTCGTGCGCGTCATCGGTCCGGTTGTGGACGTGGAGTTCCCACGTGAGGCACTACCGGCCCTATACAACGCACTGCACGTCGACATCAAGCTCGAAGCTGTTGCAAAGACCGTCACCCTCGAGGTCGCTCAGCACCTCGGTGACAACCTTGTCCGTACCGTGTCCATGGCACCGACCGACGGCCTCGTCCGCGGTGCCGAGGTCATCGACTCCGGAAAGCCAATTTCCGTGCCGGTCGGCGACGTCGTCAAGGGCCACGTCTTCAACGCCCTCGGTGACTGCCTCGACGAGCCGGGTCTCGGCCGCGATGGTGAGCAGTGGGGCATCCACCGCGAGCCGCCAGCGTTCGACCAGCTCGAGGGTAAGACCGAGATTCTGGAGACCGGCATTAAGGTCATTGACTTGCTGACCCCGTACGTTAAGGGCGGCAAGATTGGCCTCTTCGGCGGCGCAGGTGTGGGTAAGACCGTTCTCATTCAGGAGATGATTACCCGTATCGCCCGTGAGTTCTCCGGTACCTCCGTCTTCGCCGGCGTCGGCGAGCGTACCCGTGAGGGCACCGACCTCTTCCTGGAGATGGAAGAGATGGGCGTGCTGCAAGATACCGCACTTGTCTTCGGCCAGATGGATGAGCCGCCAGGAGTCCGTATGCGCGTGGCTCTGTCCGGTCTGACCATGGCGGAGTACTTCCGCGATGTGCAGAACCAGGACGTGCTGCTGTTCATTGACAACATCTTCCGTTTCACCCAGGCCGGCTCTGAGGTTTCGACCCTGCTGGGTCGTATGCCTTCCGCTGTGGGTTACCAGCCAACCCTGGCTGATGAGATGGGTGTTCTGCAGGAGCGCATTACCTCGACCAAGGGCCGTTCCATTACGTCCCTGCAAGCCGTTTACGTTCCTGCCGATGACTACACCGACCCGGCTCCGGCAACGACGTTCGCTCACCTGGACGCCACCACCGAGCTGGACCGTGCTATTGCTTCCAAGGGTATTTACCCAGCAGTGAACCCGCTGACCTCTACCTCTCGTATCCTCGAGCCGGGTATCGTTGGCGAGAAGCACTACGAGGTTGCACAGCGCGTCATCGGTATTCTGCAGAAGAACAAGGAACTCCAGGACATCATCGCCATCCTTGGTATGGACGAGCTGTCCGAGGAGGATAAGGTCACCGTTCAGCGTGCCCGCCGTATCGAGCGCTTCTTGGGCCAGAACTTCTTCGTCGCACAGAAGTTCACCGGCCTGCCGGGCTCTTACGTGCCGCTGTCTGAGACCATCGATGCCTTCGAGCGCATCTGCGATGGCGAGTTTGACCACTACCCAGAGCAGGCTTTCAACGGCTTGGGTGGCTTGGACGACGTCAAGGCTGCATACGAGAAGTTGAACGAGAAGTAG
- a CDS encoding F0F1 ATP synthase subunit epsilon, producing the protein MADITAELVSVERLLWSGQASMVTAETTEGEIGVLPGHEPMIGQLIDNGVVTIHPVDGERRVAAVQGGFLSVTQDKITVLADWAIWSNEVDEEKAQKDFASEHELTKSRGEAAQRAVRRAKA; encoded by the coding sequence ATGGCTGACATCACCGCCGAATTGGTTTCCGTCGAGCGCCTGCTGTGGTCTGGACAGGCCTCCATGGTCACGGCTGAGACCACCGAGGGTGAGATCGGCGTGCTTCCCGGTCACGAGCCAATGATCGGTCAGCTGATCGATAATGGCGTGGTGACCATCCACCCAGTGGACGGCGAGCGCCGCGTCGCCGCCGTGCAGGGTGGTTTCCTCTCCGTTACCCAGGACAAGATTACCGTCCTCGCTGATTGGGCCATCTGGTCCAATGAGGTGGATGAGGAGAAGGCTCAGAAGGATTTCGCTTCTGAGCACGAGCTCACCAAGTCCCGTGGCGAGGCCGCACAGCGTGCAGTTCGCCGCGCCAAGGCTTAA
- a CDS encoding DUF2550 domain-containing protein, translating to MNSTVVAVLLWALAVALLLVIFLAALRFFTVRSRGTSVLLRRVPAKNSLSWRHGSLRYEGEFVEYFKLRSVSPRCDLRINRLDIEVVSTRPLDDDEASFMSAATEVVRFRAKGKEYELASDAHGIMAFGAWVEAAPSKRQQRFDFRELRERATRQSKR from the coding sequence ATGAATTCAACGGTGGTTGCAGTGCTTCTGTGGGCCCTTGCAGTGGCCCTGCTGCTAGTTATTTTTCTGGCTGCGCTTCGCTTTTTCACCGTGCGATCGCGCGGTACTTCTGTCCTTCTGCGCCGAGTTCCGGCTAAGAATTCCCTTTCCTGGCGCCATGGTTCGTTGCGTTATGAAGGCGAATTTGTGGAGTATTTCAAGCTCCGTTCTGTCTCTCCGCGCTGCGATCTGCGCATCAACCGCCTCGACATCGAAGTAGTGAGCACCCGCCCGCTTGATGATGACGAGGCTTCTTTTATGTCCGCTGCCACCGAGGTCGTTCGCTTTCGGGCCAAGGGAAAAGAATATGAGCTGGCGTCCGACGCACACGGCATCATGGCCTTCGGGGCGTGGGTAGAGGCCGCTCCATCAAAGCGCCAGCAGCGCTTTGACTTCCGGGAATTGCGCGAGCGCGCTACCCGTCAATCCAAGCGATAA